One Sphingomicrobium sp. XHP0239 DNA segment encodes these proteins:
- a CDS encoding LytR/AlgR family response regulator transcription factor, with translation MIAYVIAFAATGQYEAGRTIEAAFRNSLPAVLLGMLADIVLRPLWNGGRAWRLILLVPGALLYTFGWYAAVVVFIAAREGGWFAGGFTVEPFTQPVNSWFLFQGISYFAVAAALSYAGHLHRMLVTALAERGATPSAGNAPILVRVDGDLRAFDPSDILIASGAGDYVELVTRNERLLTGGSLGEYERRLPEQEFVRLHRSHLVALAAIARAEPAGNGRTTVHLVNGDSIISSRAGSARLRERSF, from the coding sequence ATGATCGCATACGTGATCGCTTTCGCAGCAACAGGTCAGTACGAGGCCGGACGCACGATCGAGGCAGCCTTTCGCAATAGCCTTCCCGCAGTCCTGTTGGGAATGCTCGCGGACATAGTTCTGCGTCCGTTATGGAATGGTGGGCGAGCGTGGCGGCTGATCCTGTTGGTGCCGGGGGCTCTCCTCTACACCTTCGGCTGGTACGCTGCGGTTGTCGTGTTCATCGCTGCGCGCGAAGGGGGGTGGTTTGCAGGCGGCTTCACCGTCGAACCCTTCACACAGCCGGTCAATTCCTGGTTTCTTTTCCAGGGGATCAGCTATTTCGCCGTCGCCGCCGCCCTGAGCTACGCAGGTCACCTGCATCGGATGCTGGTCACCGCGCTGGCCGAGCGGGGCGCCACACCTTCCGCCGGGAACGCCCCTATCCTCGTTCGGGTCGATGGCGATCTGCGCGCGTTCGATCCTTCCGACATCCTGATCGCTTCGGGCGCCGGCGACTATGTCGAGTTGGTCACTCGCAACGAACGGCTGCTGACGGGCGGGTCGCTGGGCGAATATGAGCGGCGCCTGCCGGAGCAGGAGTTCGTTCGGCTTCATCGGTCGCACCTCGTCGCCCTGGCCGCGATCGCGCGAGCCGAACCGGCGGGCAATGGTCGAACCACCGTCCACCTCGTCAACGGCGATAGCATCATCTCCTCGCGCGCCGGCAGCGCCCGCTTGCGCGAACGAAGCTTCTGA
- a CDS encoding amidohydrolase family protein, producing the protein MFRTALAYIALFVGAPAAAQEARLFTDVRILTMDEDVGVIERGWVHVENGRIAAMGSGTPSPDQAAGIQRIEGSGTTLMPGLHDMHVHYWRGSQGLSYLLNGITSVRNMTGSTSDALLSQGAADGAILGPRVTGPGPLMDGDPPVRSGISLVLTSPEQAVGAVRAQATAYFPAIKLYERLDAETFRAAVAEAKRLDLKIYAHTPDSLTVEEMLDLGIDSLEHLDGLSEVLVDKERLGDRSGSVAEWAEAEPARFPEWVGRVKDSGVTGVPTLALSYGRRDARDEGDAWYDRPELAIFSENDVAWWRSSIAEGGFVSRSFPDLDAAIANKVSFVSALREAGVPLLIGTDPPNPFVLSGYAIHDEFRGFLDAGYTAEEVMRIATRDAALFSGREDLGIVRSEARADLLLVDGDPRSDITVLRRPRGVMVAGHWYDRTALDTAFADRAAQIASPATAIASDD; encoded by the coding sequence ATGTTCCGAACCGCTCTCGCTTACATCGCGCTCTTCGTCGGCGCGCCCGCTGCAGCGCAGGAGGCGCGACTCTTTACCGACGTTCGCATCCTGACGATGGACGAGGATGTCGGGGTGATCGAGCGCGGCTGGGTTCACGTCGAAAACGGGCGCATCGCGGCCATGGGCAGCGGCACGCCGTCCCCTGATCAAGCCGCGGGTATACAGCGGATCGAAGGCAGTGGCACAACGCTGATGCCAGGACTTCATGACATGCATGTCCATTACTGGCGCGGGAGCCAAGGGTTGAGCTACCTCCTCAACGGCATCACCAGCGTACGCAATATGACCGGTAGCACCAGCGATGCGTTACTCTCCCAAGGCGCGGCGGATGGAGCTATTCTCGGTCCGCGCGTCACCGGGCCGGGACCGCTCATGGACGGCGATCCACCGGTCCGCTCGGGGATCTCGCTGGTCCTGACAAGCCCCGAACAGGCCGTGGGCGCCGTCCGCGCCCAGGCCACCGCATATTTTCCCGCGATCAAGCTCTACGAACGGCTCGACGCCGAGACGTTCCGCGCCGCAGTTGCCGAAGCCAAACGCCTTGATCTGAAAATCTACGCTCACACGCCCGACAGCCTGACGGTCGAAGAAATGCTCGATCTCGGCATCGACAGCCTCGAACATCTCGACGGGCTCTCCGAGGTCCTCGTCGACAAGGAGCGGCTCGGAGATCGATCGGGGTCGGTCGCCGAGTGGGCAGAGGCAGAGCCGGCGCGATTTCCGGAATGGGTCGGTCGGGTGAAGGATTCGGGCGTCACCGGTGTCCCTACACTGGCTCTGTCGTACGGTCGCCGCGATGCGCGCGATGAGGGCGATGCCTGGTACGACCGACCCGAATTGGCGATCTTCAGCGAAAATGACGTCGCATGGTGGCGCTCGAGCATCGCCGAGGGGGGCTTTGTCTCCAGGAGTTTTCCCGATCTCGACGCAGCTATCGCCAACAAGGTCTCCTTTGTCAGCGCATTGCGCGAGGCAGGCGTGCCGTTGCTGATCGGCACCGATCCGCCCAACCCCTTCGTCCTGTCAGGCTATGCCATCCATGACGAGTTTCGCGGGTTTCTCGACGCCGGATACACCGCGGAAGAGGTGATGCGAATCGCGACGCGCGACGCGGCTTTGTTCTCGGGGCGCGAGGATCTGGGAATCGTGAGGAGCGAGGCGCGCGCCGACCTCCTTTTGGTCGACGGCGATCCGCGCTCGGATATCACTGTCCTGCGCCGACCGCGCGGCGTCATGGTCGCGGGTCATTGGTACGATCGCACGGCCCTCGATACAGCCTTCGCGGACCGCGCTGCGCAAATCGCCTCACCGGCGACGGCGATCGCGTCGGACGACTAG
- a CDS encoding bifunctional sulfur carrier protein/thiazole synthase protein, whose protein sequence is MTEKQNDTWSVAGRTFTSRLIVGTGKYKDFAENAAAVEASGAEIVTVAVRRVNVSDPGQPTLQDHIDPKKITYLPNTAGCFTADEAIRTLRLAREAGGWDLVKLEVLGEAKTLYPDMRETLKATEILANEGFHPMVYCVDDPIAAKQLEDAGAVAIMPLGAPIGSGLGIQNRVTIRLIVEGASVPVLVDAGVGTASDAAVAMELGCDGVLMNTAIAEAKDPVRMARAMRLAVEAGRDAYLAGRMGQRRYADPSSPLSGLI, encoded by the coding sequence ATGACGGAAAAACAGAATGATACGTGGTCGGTCGCGGGCCGGACCTTCACCTCGCGGTTGATCGTCGGCACGGGCAAGTACAAGGATTTCGCGGAGAATGCCGCCGCCGTGGAGGCTTCCGGGGCGGAAATCGTCACGGTCGCGGTACGGCGCGTGAACGTCAGCGATCCGGGACAGCCGACGCTGCAGGATCATATCGACCCGAAGAAGATCACCTACCTTCCCAATACCGCCGGCTGTTTTACCGCCGACGAGGCGATCCGCACCCTGCGACTGGCGCGCGAGGCGGGGGGCTGGGACCTCGTGAAACTGGAAGTGCTGGGCGAGGCGAAGACGCTTTATCCCGATATGCGTGAGACGCTGAAGGCGACCGAAATACTGGCGAACGAAGGTTTTCATCCGATGGTCTATTGCGTCGACGATCCGATCGCCGCGAAACAACTCGAGGACGCGGGCGCGGTGGCGATCATGCCGCTGGGTGCGCCGATCGGATCGGGCCTCGGCATCCAGAACCGTGTCACGATCCGGCTGATCGTCGAGGGTGCGAGCGTTCCGGTGCTGGTCGATGCAGGCGTCGGCACGGCTAGCGATGCCGCGGTGGCGATGGAACTGGGCTGTGACGGCGTCCTGATGAACACTGCGATTGCCGAGGCGAAGGACCCGGTGCGCATGGCCCGTGCCATGCGGCTGGCGGTCGAGGCGGGTCGCGATGCCTATCTGGCCGGGCGGATGGGCCAGCGCCGCTACGCCGACCCATCGAGCCCGCTGTCGGGGCTGATCTAG
- the thiS gene encoding sulfur carrier protein ThiS: MSHSNVTEGPSARAAISSMSLDPTLAVRVNGDHRRVKPETSIAQLVRDIGLDPHRVAVERNLEVVPRGTLDEVCVEDGDEYEIVHFVGGG, encoded by the coding sequence ATGAGCCACAGCAACGTAACGGAAGGGCCGTCCGCACGGGCGGCAATCAGCAGCATGTCTCTCGATCCCACCCTCGCGGTCCGCGTCAACGGCGATCACCGTCGCGTCAAACCCGAGACCAGCATCGCCCAACTGGTCCGCGACATCGGCCTCGATCCGCATCGTGTCGCGGTCGAACGCAATCTGGAAGTCGTGCCCCGGGGCACGCTGGACGAAGTCTGCGTCGAGGATGGGGACGAATATGAGATCGTCCATTTCGTCGGCGGCGGTTGA
- the aroQ gene encoding type II 3-dehydroquinate dehydratase, with the protein MTSPAQILVLNGPNLNMLGQRQTQLYGPDTLDDITVAMQERAKPAGMQVTVKQSNHEGQLIDWLHEAHEQKVAAVILNAGALSHTSVSLRDAVEAIDPPVLEVHITNIYAREGFRRQSLISHVARGGLQGFGAHGYLMALDAAHRIVLGKGRKSGSKKTPAQQQQGISDEQKQRH; encoded by the coding sequence ATGACTTCGCCAGCACAGATCCTCGTCCTCAACGGGCCGAACCTCAACATGCTCGGGCAGCGCCAGACGCAGCTCTACGGCCCCGACACGCTCGACGACATCACCGTCGCGATGCAGGAACGCGCCAAGCCCGCCGGGATGCAGGTGACGGTCAAGCAATCCAATCACGAAGGTCAGCTGATCGACTGGCTGCACGAAGCCCACGAGCAGAAGGTCGCGGCGGTCATCCTGAATGCGGGCGCTCTCAGCCATACGTCGGTCTCGCTGCGCGATGCGGTCGAGGCGATCGACCCGCCCGTTCTCGAAGTGCACATTACCAATATCTACGCGCGCGAAGGCTTCCGTCGCCAGAGCCTGATCAGTCATGTCGCGCGCGGCGGGCTGCAGGGGTTCGGCGCTCACGGTTATCTCATGGCGCTGGACGCCGCGCATCGCATCGTCCTAGGAAAAGGCCGGAAAAGCGGGAGCAAGAAGACGCCCGCGCAACAACAGCAGGGAATATCGGATGAGCAAAAGCAACGGCACTGA
- the accB gene encoding acetyl-CoA carboxylase biotin carboxyl carrier protein, with the protein MSKSNGTEPMRVDSALVRELAELLSDNSLTEIEVEDGDRKIKVRREAAPVHAAPAYAPQPAAPQPAASPAADNAPVENATEAPSGTPVKAPMVGTAYLSPEPGSDPFVREGDTVKEGDTLLIVEAMKVMNPITAPVSGTVKAINVADAQPVEFDQPLVIID; encoded by the coding sequence ATGAGCAAAAGCAACGGCACTGAGCCGATGCGCGTCGACAGCGCCTTGGTCCGCGAACTGGCGGAATTGTTGAGCGACAATTCGCTGACCGAAATCGAGGTCGAGGACGGTGATCGCAAGATCAAGGTACGCCGCGAGGCCGCGCCGGTGCACGCCGCGCCTGCCTACGCGCCGCAGCCCGCCGCTCCGCAGCCGGCGGCTTCCCCCGCGGCCGACAACGCGCCCGTCGAGAATGCGACGGAGGCTCCTTCCGGAACGCCCGTCAAGGCGCCGATGGTCGGCACCGCCTATCTTTCGCCCGAACCCGGCTCCGACCCGTTCGTCCGCGAGGGCGACACGGTGAAGGAAGGCGACACGTTGCTGATCGTCGAGGCGATGAAGGTCATGAACCCCATCACCGCGCCCGTGTCCGGCACCGTCAAGGCGATTAACGTCGCCGACGCCCAACCGGTCGAGTTCGACCAGCCGCTCGTGATCATCGACTAG
- the accC gene encoding acetyl-CoA carboxylase biotin carboxylase subunit, translated as MAQIQKLLIANRGEIALRIHRACHEMGIKTVAVHSTADADAMHVRLADETVCIGPPPSPDSYLNIANIISAAEVTHADAIHPGYGFLSENAKFAEIVESHGLTWVGPKPEHIRVMGDKVAAKKTAGELGLPLVPGSEGALESVEQAKELADQVGYPVLIKAASGGGGRGMKVVPEADQLESLMKQASSEAKNAFGDATVYMEKYLGNPRHIEFQVFGDGEGQAIHLGERDCSIQRRHQKVIEEAPSPVISAEERARMGKRCADAMAEMGYRGAGTIEFLYENGEFYFIEMNTRLQVEHPVTEMISGIDLVREQIRIAQGDGLSVRQEQVHLHGHAIECRINAEDPRTFAPSPGRVENYVAPGGMHVRVDSGLYAGYTVPPYYDSMIGKLIVYGTDRERCIMRLRRALEEFVLGGMKTTVPLHQRIIDTEEFASGDYTIKWLEEWLAGQDD; from the coding sequence ATGGCCCAGATTCAGAAATTGTTGATCGCCAACCGCGGCGAAATCGCGCTGCGCATCCACCGCGCCTGCCACGAAATGGGGATCAAGACGGTCGCGGTTCATTCGACCGCCGATGCCGACGCGATGCACGTTCGCCTCGCCGACGAGACCGTCTGCATCGGCCCGCCGCCCAGTCCCGACAGCTATCTCAATATCGCCAACATCATTTCCGCCGCCGAGGTAACGCACGCCGATGCGATCCATCCCGGCTACGGTTTCCTGTCGGAAAATGCCAAGTTCGCCGAGATCGTCGAATCGCACGGGCTGACCTGGGTCGGTCCCAAGCCCGAGCACATCCGCGTCATGGGCGACAAGGTCGCAGCGAAGAAGACTGCTGGCGAGCTCGGGCTTCCTCTCGTTCCCGGCAGCGAAGGCGCGCTGGAAAGCGTCGAACAAGCGAAGGAACTCGCCGACCAGGTGGGCTATCCCGTCCTGATCAAAGCGGCGTCCGGCGGCGGCGGTCGCGGCATGAAGGTCGTGCCCGAAGCCGACCAGCTCGAAAGCCTCATGAAGCAGGCGTCGAGCGAGGCGAAGAACGCCTTCGGCGACGCAACCGTCTACATGGAAAAATATCTCGGCAATCCTCGCCACATCGAATTTCAGGTGTTCGGCGACGGCGAGGGCCAGGCGATCCATCTGGGCGAACGCGACTGCTCGATCCAGCGCCGCCACCAGAAGGTTATCGAGGAAGCCCCCTCTCCCGTCATCAGCGCCGAGGAACGCGCCCGCATGGGCAAACGCTGCGCCGACGCGATGGCCGAAATGGGCTATCGCGGCGCCGGCACGATCGAGTTCCTCTACGAGAACGGCGAATTCTACTTCATCGAGATGAATACCCGGCTGCAGGTCGAGCATCCGGTGACCGAAATGATTTCGGGCATCGACTTGGTCCGCGAACAGATCCGCATCGCCCAGGGCGACGGGCTTTCGGTCCGCCAGGAGCAGGTCCATCTTCACGGACATGCCATCGAATGCCGCATCAATGCCGAGGATCCGCGCACCTTCGCCCCCAGCCCCGGCCGGGTGGAGAATTACGTCGCGCCGGGCGGAATGCACGTGCGCGTCGATAGCGGTCTCTACGCCGGCTATACCGTGCCGCCCTATTACGACAGCATGATCGGCAAGCTGATCGTTTATGGCACCGACCGCGAACGGTGCATCATGCGCCTGCGCCGGGCGCTCGAGGAATTCGTGCTCGGCGGCATGAAGACGACGGTGCCCTTGCATCAGCGGATCATCGACACCGAGGAATTTGCGAGCGGCGATTATACGATCAAGTGGCTGGAGGAGTGGCTCGCGGGCCAGGACGACTGA
- a CDS encoding ACT domain-containing protein yields the protein MVGVRPLLDERAYGFATVHPRDPWPDALRPLATFEEAEGTSVIAPLEELEALGLDPAGSWALVTLGFESRLDGIGLTAKVSRALADASIPCNVVAAFHHDHLFVPWNRRAKALSILKETQAP from the coding sequence ATGGTCGGGGTTCGACCGCTCCTCGACGAGCGGGCCTACGGGTTCGCAACCGTCCATCCGCGCGACCCTTGGCCCGATGCGCTGCGGCCGCTCGCCACCTTCGAGGAGGCAGAAGGCACCAGCGTCATCGCGCCGCTCGAAGAACTGGAGGCGCTCGGCCTCGACCCCGCGGGAAGCTGGGCACTGGTCACGCTGGGGTTCGAAAGCCGCCTGGACGGTATCGGGCTGACCGCCAAGGTGTCGCGCGCGCTGGCCGATGCCAGCATTCCCTGCAACGTGGTCGCCGCTTTCCATCACGACCATCTGTTCGTGCCATGGAATCGGCGCGCGAAGGCGCTGTCGATCCTCAAGGAGACACAGGCCCCATGA
- a CDS encoding arsenate reductase family protein: MSKSARMTFTPRCGTARKTKAILEDGGYEVTTIDYLAGDLSREELERLFDRAGMTPRDGLRAKEPIARDLGLLDDEVSDEAILDAMMEHPILIERPLVETDKGVVLARPQDKVRDIL; this comes from the coding sequence ATGAGCAAGTCGGCACGCATGACTTTTACGCCCCGCTGCGGCACCGCACGAAAGACGAAGGCGATCCTGGAGGACGGGGGCTACGAGGTCACCACCATCGATTATCTCGCGGGCGACCTGTCGCGAGAGGAACTCGAACGGCTGTTCGACCGCGCCGGCATGACGCCGCGCGACGGTCTGCGCGCCAAGGAACCGATCGCCCGCGATCTCGGCCTGCTCGACGATGAAGTGAGCGATGAGGCGATCCTCGATGCGATGATGGAGCATCCGATCCTGATCGAACGCCCGTTGGTGGAGACCGACAAGGGCGTCGTCCTCGCACGGCCGCAGGACAAGGTACGCGACATCCTGTAA
- the aat gene encoding leucyl/phenylalanyl-tRNA--protein transferase: MTESLDPRMLLRGYAAGIFPMADSATAPDIFWVEPRQRAILPLDGFHLSRSLAKRVRSDRFSVTRDRAFEAVLAGCADREETWINPTIERAVLGLHAAGHAHSIETWQDGELVGGLYGVQLGGAFFGESMFSRRTDASKVALAWLVARLWAGGFRLLDCQFITDHLKSLGAIIVPRPRYLQLLSDALAVDGGAVDRPRPIRAQRDAPDFYALDSLGSGSVSGGDTGPSGKLIAQLLTQTS, encoded by the coding sequence ATGACCGAATCGCTCGACCCTCGCATGCTTCTTCGTGGCTATGCCGCGGGCATCTTTCCGATGGCCGACAGCGCGACCGCGCCCGATATCTTCTGGGTCGAACCGCGTCAGCGCGCGATCCTGCCGCTGGACGGCTTTCACCTCTCCCGAAGCCTTGCCAAGCGGGTCCGCTCCGACCGGTTCTCCGTCACGCGCGACCGCGCGTTCGAGGCGGTGCTGGCAGGGTGCGCGGACCGCGAGGAAACGTGGATCAACCCGACCATCGAACGGGCGGTCTTGGGCCTCCACGCCGCGGGGCACGCCCACTCGATCGAAACGTGGCAGGATGGCGAACTGGTCGGCGGGCTCTATGGCGTGCAGCTCGGCGGCGCCTTCTTCGGCGAAAGTATGTTCAGCCGCCGCACCGACGCCTCCAAGGTCGCGCTCGCCTGGCTGGTCGCGCGGCTATGGGCCGGCGGGTTCCGGCTGCTCGACTGTCAGTTCATTACCGATCATCTGAAAAGTTTGGGCGCGATCATCGTGCCGCGCCCGCGCTATCTGCAGCTGCTGTCAGACGCGCTGGCCGTCGATGGAGGCGCGGTCGATCGACCTCGTCCAATCCGGGCACAGCGCGACGCGCCCGACTTCTATGCGCTCGATTCGCTTGGCAGCGGTTCCGTTTCCGGCGGTGATACCGGGCCTTCGGGGAAGCTCATCGCGCAGCTTTTGACCCAGACGTCATAG
- a CDS encoding DUF2155 domain-containing protein, whose product MKPGPLNKITLLAAATLGLAACEGRAPPEAQEEPELEIEESDVVVDNSALPGVTPMAERVATIGFLNKRNGLTRDLELSPGQEVRIGDARVRLRACETTAPWEDQPWTGAFVQLDVRVRGSEQVERVFSGWVYRESPSLNVVEHPVYDVWVKSCAMSFPEGPVSPPETEPLPSESSA is encoded by the coding sequence ATGAAGCCTGGACCCCTGAATAAGATCACGCTCCTTGCCGCGGCGACCCTCGGCCTTGCGGCGTGCGAAGGCCGGGCGCCTCCCGAGGCGCAGGAGGAGCCCGAGCTGGAGATCGAGGAGAGCGACGTCGTCGTCGACAATTCGGCGCTGCCCGGAGTCACGCCGATGGCGGAGCGGGTCGCAACGATCGGTTTTCTCAACAAGCGCAACGGGCTGACCCGCGACCTCGAACTCAGTCCCGGTCAGGAAGTGCGCATCGGCGATGCACGGGTGCGACTTCGCGCTTGCGAAACGACGGCTCCGTGGGAGGACCAGCCCTGGACCGGCGCCTTCGTCCAGCTCGACGTGCGCGTGCGCGGATCTGAACAGGTCGAGCGCGTCTTCTCAGGCTGGGTCTATCGCGAAAGCCCGTCGCTCAACGTGGTCGAGCACCCCGTCTATGACGTCTGGGTCAAAAGCTGCGCGATGAGCTTCCCCGAAGGCCCGGTATCACCGCCGGAAACGGAACCGCTGCCAAGCGAATCGAGCGCATAG
- a CDS encoding NADH:ubiquinone oxidoreductase subunit NDUFA12, whose product MGMLQQMFTWWNGASFGTGLFTSRHGEKVGTDALGNAYYRHKKDPARRWVIYEGSNDASRTPPGWNAWLRGTIDDLPDESLPPRRSFERDATPNLTGTAEAYRPGGSLGRPGQRAAATGDYEAWTPE is encoded by the coding sequence ATGGGTATGCTCCAGCAAATGTTCACCTGGTGGAACGGTGCCAGCTTCGGCACCGGGCTGTTCACATCTCGGCACGGCGAAAAGGTCGGCACCGACGCGCTCGGCAATGCCTACTACCGGCACAAGAAGGATCCGGCGCGTCGCTGGGTGATCTATGAGGGCTCGAACGACGCGAGCCGCACGCCGCCCGGCTGGAACGCCTGGCTGCGAGGCACCATCGACGATCTGCCTGACGAGAGCCTGCCGCCTCGTCGATCGTTCGAGCGCGATGCCACCCCCAATCTTACCGGTACTGCCGAGGCGTATCGTCCGGGCGGGTCGCTTGGGCGACCGGGTCAGCGCGCGGCAGCCACGGGCGACTATGAAGCCTGGACCCCTGAATAA
- a CDS encoding DUF192 domain-containing protein, whose protein sequence is MRTALAALLAAMVATPLAACQPAAEEVVTAPSGLAEREIAVTTSDGQTHPFTVEVAETREQQNRGLMFRETLAPDRGMIFLYDDEAVRGFWMRNTYIPLDIIYIRADGTIATIHANTLPLSEAPYSSLEPVQNVLEIAGGRAAELGISEGDKVQL, encoded by the coding sequence ATGAGGACCGCGCTTGCGGCGCTGCTCGCCGCGATGGTGGCCACGCCGCTCGCCGCTTGCCAGCCCGCCGCCGAGGAAGTGGTGACCGCTCCCTCCGGTCTCGCGGAACGGGAAATCGCGGTCACCACGTCGGACGGGCAGACCCATCCTTTCACTGTCGAGGTCGCGGAAACGCGCGAGCAGCAAAATCGGGGCCTCATGTTCCGCGAGACGCTGGCCCCCGACCGCGGCATGATCTTCCTCTATGACGACGAGGCGGTGCGCGGCTTCTGGATGCGCAACACGTATATTCCCTTGGACATCATCTACATCCGCGCCGACGGCACGATCGCGACCATTCACGCGAACACGCTGCCGCTATCGGAAGCGCCCTATTCCAGTCTCGAACCGGTGCAGAATGTACTTGAGATCGCCGGCGGTCGTGCGGCGGAGCTGGGCATTTCCGAGGGTGACAAGGTGCAGCTCTAG
- a CDS encoding cold-shock protein: MYRNDGATEQDGEIGAPPCVEISGIVKWFDATRGFGFLVSDDVDGDVLLHFSLLEPHDRRTLPEGATLEVEAHEHERGWQASKIVSIDDTTALPQGPRSSISSAERADREALIEAADPFEPVEVKWFNRVKGYGFVNRVGESEPDIFIHMETVREGQILDLEPGDRMDARIAQGKKGLTAVSLRQE; this comes from the coding sequence GTGTATCGAAATGATGGCGCTACCGAACAGGACGGCGAGATCGGCGCGCCGCCGTGTGTCGAGATCAGTGGCATCGTCAAATGGTTCGACGCGACGCGCGGGTTCGGGTTCCTCGTCAGCGACGACGTCGACGGCGACGTTCTCCTTCACTTCTCGCTTCTCGAGCCGCACGATCGCCGCACCTTGCCCGAGGGCGCGACGCTCGAGGTCGAGGCGCACGAACATGAGCGCGGTTGGCAGGCGAGCAAGATCGTCTCGATCGATGACACGACGGCCTTGCCTCAGGGCCCGCGCTCGTCCATTTCTTCTGCCGAACGGGCGGACCGGGAAGCCTTGATCGAGGCCGCCGATCCGTTCGAACCGGTGGAGGTCAAATGGTTCAATCGCGTCAAGGGCTATGGGTTCGTCAACCGCGTCGGGGAGAGCGAGCCGGACATCTTCATTCATATGGAAACGGTCCGCGAGGGGCAGATCCTCGACCTGGAACCGGGCGACCGGATGGACGCACGGATCGCGCAGGGCAAGAAGGGTCTCACCGCCGTCAGTCTGCGACAGGAATGA
- a CDS encoding regulatory protein RecX codes for MKRPGKPLDSQRLEELALHYVGRFATSRAKLATYLNRKLRERGWDDESDPDVTALVARFADRGYVDDAAFAAMKGRDLTSRGYGPRRVGQALYAAGIEEEDRSAALDAAQSESVAAALQFARRRRLGPFAVGDDSGAILDPRDRQRALAAFARAGHDFALAARILDLEPGADVDPDALSEP; via the coding sequence ATGAAACGCCCCGGCAAACCTCTCGATTCGCAACGCCTGGAGGAATTGGCGCTGCATTATGTGGGTCGGTTCGCGACCAGCCGGGCCAAGTTGGCGACCTACCTGAACCGCAAGCTGCGCGAGCGTGGGTGGGACGACGAGTCAGATCCCGACGTGACGGCGCTGGTCGCGCGTTTCGCGGATCGAGGCTATGTCGATGACGCAGCTTTTGCGGCGATGAAAGGGCGCGACCTGACTTCCCGAGGCTATGGCCCACGGCGCGTCGGGCAGGCACTCTATGCCGCCGGGATCGAAGAGGAAGACAGGAGCGCGGCGCTCGATGCGGCGCAATCCGAGAGCGTCGCGGCGGCACTCCAGTTCGCCCGGCGACGGCGCCTGGGGCCCTTTGCGGTCGGTGATGACAGTGGCGCCATCCTCGATCCGCGCGACCGCCAGCGCGCGCTGGCCGCCTTCGCCCGCGCCGGGCATGATTTCGCGTTGGCCGCGAGGATCCTCGATCTCGAACCGGGGGCGGACGTCGATCCGGACGCACTGTCGGAACCCTGA